In Kitasatospora sp. NA04385, a single genomic region encodes these proteins:
- a CDS encoding L,D-transpeptidase, translating into MAKLGPGAVVGGLTLGALTVIGLLAFQANGAASRAVAAVPSASSAAPSASAPESGRPTPPPLPAESGSGLRVVYSLKDQQVWLVDPKKPNPVVASFKVVPGNTLPAAGTYSVASRTAAGTGTDGRQIEHVVRFAQQSGTVFGFSALVDEKAPAPSLDPRTKTGGVRATRADGQLLWDFAPTGTRVVVVE; encoded by the coding sequence GTGGCGAAGCTGGGTCCTGGTGCGGTGGTCGGCGGGCTGACCCTGGGCGCGCTGACGGTGATCGGGCTGCTGGCCTTCCAGGCGAACGGCGCGGCCTCCCGCGCGGTCGCGGCGGTGCCGTCCGCGTCGAGCGCCGCCCCCTCGGCCTCCGCCCCGGAGAGCGGGCGGCCGACCCCGCCGCCGCTGCCCGCCGAGTCCGGCTCGGGCCTGCGGGTGGTGTACTCGCTGAAGGACCAGCAGGTGTGGCTGGTCGACCCGAAGAAGCCCAACCCGGTGGTGGCCTCGTTCAAGGTGGTGCCGGGCAACACCCTGCCCGCGGCGGGCACCTACAGCGTCGCCAGCCGGACCGCGGCGGGCACCGGCACGGACGGGCGGCAGATCGAGCACGTGGTGCGGTTCGCCCAGCAGTCCGGCACGGTGTTCGGCTTCAGCGCGCTGGTCGACGAGAAGGCCCCGGCGCCGTCGCTGGACCCGAGGACGAAGACCGGCGGCGTCCGGGCCACCCGGGCGGACGGCCAGCTGCTGTGGGACTTCGCGCCGACCGGCACCCGGGTGGTCGTGGTCGAATGA
- the tsaE gene encoding tRNA (adenosine(37)-N6)-threonylcarbamoyltransferase complex ATPase subunit type 1 TsaE: MGSQTTLTVETAERMTGLGRRLAALLRPGDLVLLSGELGAGKTTLTRGLGEGLGVRGAVTSPTFVIARVHPSLTGGPALVHVDAYRLGGGLEEMEDLDLDVSLPESVVVVEWGEGKVEELSEDRLEIRIERTLGGEAVGAPDEEADGRRVVLTGLGGRWDGADLTGLGEN; encoded by the coding sequence ATGGGTTCGCAGACCACTCTGACCGTCGAAACCGCGGAGCGGATGACCGGCCTCGGCCGGCGCCTGGCCGCCCTGCTGCGCCCCGGCGACCTGGTGCTGCTGTCGGGGGAGCTGGGCGCGGGCAAGACCACGCTGACCCGCGGCCTGGGCGAGGGCCTGGGCGTGCGCGGCGCGGTCACCTCGCCGACCTTCGTGATCGCCCGGGTGCACCCCTCGCTGACCGGCGGCCCCGCGCTGGTGCACGTGGACGCGTACCGGCTGGGCGGCGGGCTGGAGGAGATGGAGGACCTCGACCTGGACGTGTCGTTGCCCGAGTCGGTGGTCGTGGTCGAGTGGGGCGAGGGCAAGGTCGAGGAGCTGTCCGAGGACCGGCTGGAGATCCGGATCGAGCGGACCCTCGGCGGCGAGGCGGTGGGCGCGCCGGACGAGGAGGCGGACGGGCGCCGGGTCGTGCTGACCGGGCTGGGCGGTCGCTGGGACGGTGCGGACCTCACCGGATTGGGTGAGAACTGA
- a CDS encoding alpha/beta fold hydrolase translates to MAEESSSGGVSRAGLIGISLGVLAAGAAAGVAIERLTVGRAMRRRAREELDAAAAFGSLRGTPTTVAAADGTELHVEVDEAAGAPGPTVVFCHGYCLNQDSWHFQRAALRGALRTVFWDQRSHGRSERSRSYLGGEPASIDLLGADLKAVLDAAAPEGPVVLVGHSMGGMTVMALADRHPELFGPDGRVVGVALVGTLAGDWDAVPLGLPAVGAKVVKRVAPGVIRALGRQVELVEATRRWGSDLAAVFYRRFSFGSRDVDPAVARFAEQLLDATPIDVVAEFYPTFSAHDKRAALAALDGLPVLVLAGTKDLLTPPEYSEAIAAELPGARLVLVEGAGHLVMLERPGTVDHELAVLLERAAERAGTGPLPSAVRELAQEPAGD, encoded by the coding sequence GTGGCTGAGGAGTCCTCCTCCGGCGGGGTGTCCCGGGCCGGGCTGATCGGCATCTCGCTGGGCGTGCTGGCGGCCGGCGCCGCCGCCGGGGTGGCGATCGAGCGGCTGACCGTCGGCCGGGCGATGCGCAGGCGGGCCCGCGAGGAGCTGGACGCGGCGGCCGCCTTCGGCTCGCTGCGCGGCACCCCGACGACGGTGGCCGCCGCCGACGGCACCGAACTGCACGTCGAGGTCGACGAGGCGGCCGGGGCGCCCGGCCCCACCGTGGTGTTCTGCCACGGCTACTGCCTCAACCAGGACAGCTGGCACTTCCAGCGGGCCGCCCTGCGCGGCGCGCTGCGCACCGTGTTCTGGGACCAGCGCAGCCACGGCCGCTCCGAGCGCTCCCGCTCGTACCTGGGCGGCGAGCCCGCCTCGATCGACCTGCTCGGCGCCGACCTCAAGGCGGTGCTGGACGCGGCCGCCCCCGAGGGGCCGGTCGTGCTGGTCGGGCACTCGATGGGCGGGATGACGGTGATGGCGCTCGCCGACCGGCACCCCGAGCTGTTCGGCCCGGACGGCCGGGTGGTCGGCGTCGCGCTGGTCGGCACCCTGGCGGGCGACTGGGACGCGGTGCCGCTGGGCCTGCCCGCGGTCGGTGCCAAGGTGGTCAAGCGGGTCGCGCCCGGGGTGATAAGGGCGCTGGGCCGCCAGGTCGAGCTGGTGGAGGCGACCCGGCGCTGGGGCTCCGACCTGGCCGCGGTGTTCTACCGGCGGTTCTCGTTCGGGAGCCGGGACGTCGACCCGGCGGTCGCCCGGTTCGCCGAGCAGCTGCTGGACGCCACCCCCATCGACGTGGTCGCCGAGTTCTACCCGACCTTCTCCGCGCACGACAAGCGCGCCGCGCTGGCCGCCCTGGACGGCCTGCCGGTCCTCGTCCTGGCCGGGACCAAGGACCTGCTGACCCCGCCCGAGTACTCCGAGGCGATCGCCGCCGAACTGCCCGGCGCCCGGCTGGTGCTGGTCGAGGGCGCCGGGCACCTGGTGATGCTGGAGCGCCCCGGCACCGTCGACCACGAGCTCGCCGTACTGCTGGAGCGCGCCGCCGAGCGCGCCGGGACGGGCCCGCTGCCGTCGGCCGTGCGGGAGCTGGCGCAGGAGCCGGCCGGGGACTGA